Within the Stenotrophomonas maltophilia genome, the region AAGCAGCCCAGCGCCAGGATCAGGAAGATGGTGGTGGGCATCACCGGCAGCAACGCGCCGATCACCCCCAGCCCGACCATCATCCAGCCCAGCGCGAACCACAGCCAGCGCATCAGCGCATCGCCCGCAGGCAGAGCCCGGGCATCAGCCGAACTCGATTTCAACGTGGCCATGCACGCTACGGAACGCGGCATCGGCGGCATCGATCACCTGCTGTTCCTGCGCGGCGCTCAGGGGCACCGCATCCAACGCGGCGGTGAATTCCCGCCAGTGGCGGGCCGCGCCATCCGGGTGCGCAGCCAGGTGGCGGGCACCGAACCCTTGGTCCAGGCCAAGCCGCGCGGCCATCTTGTACAGCACCGTGCCCCCCAGGTTGGAGCCTTCGGCCACGTACAGCCACCCCAGCGCCACCGGCAACGGCAGGTCACCTGCCAACGGCGCCATGTCCGCGCCAGGGAGATCCTGCCCCAGGTCGTGCAGATCAGCTGCCACCTGCTGCAGACGCCGACGCCCGGCCAGCCCCGGCAGCAATGCCTCCAGCGCCGGGCTGGCGTACAGCCGGTCGATGCTGCGATGGAAGCGGTACTGCACGCGCAGGAAGCGGGCGAAGCTGCCGAGATCGGCAAAGATGTCACCGGCCATGATGCGCTTGTCCAGTGCGCCGTGGCTGTCGCGCGTGGCGGCCTTGAGGCGCAGGCTGCGGCTGTCTTCAGGAGCGATATGTGCGTTCATGGAGGGTACCTGGGAGAGAGGTCCTGCTGTAGACGTGTGGCGCAGGGCTTTCCCCAAGCCCGCTTGCGTCGATAATGCCCCTCCCTCTTTCCCGCCGGGAACCGATGATGATCACCACCGAACCGCGCATGACCAACCTGTTCCTGCAGCTGGGCCTGGATGCCAGCGCCGAGGGCATCGCCCGCTTCATCCGCGACCACCAGCTGGCTACCGGCGTGGCGGTGGCCGACGCGCCCTACTGGAACGATGGCCAGCGGCAGTTCCTGGCCGAATCGCTGCAGGCCGATGCGGCCTGGAGCACGGTGGTCGATGAATTGAACGAGTCGCTGCACGAAGATGCGGTGAAGGCAGCGACCGGGCTGTAAGCCCGCAGTCGCGGCAAGGCGGTGCGGACCAAGGTCCGCACCCACCGAAGGCGCTCTGCGCAGGTAATCAGTACCTCCAGGTGAACGCAAGGCGCGCGGTACGGCCCGGGGCGGGCATCACGCCCAGGGCGAGCGGATCGAGATAGTAACGATCCGTCACGTTGTCCACATTCGCCTCCACCGACAGCTGGTCGCTGAAGCGCCAGCTGGCGAACAGATCCACCAGGGTGGTGGGCCGGTACAGCTGCTGGATCGCCGAAAGGCCGACATTCCAGTCCTTGTCCAGTCTGCTGATCGGGCCGGCGTTGTGGATCACCCGGGTGCCGAAGGTCAGGCGCTCGTCGAACAGGCGCGATCCAGCCGTCAGGTTCACCATGTAGCGCGGCGGGTTCTGCGTATTGGTGTAGGAACCCTCGAAGCCACCGTCCACGCAGTTGGGCGTACTGGCCAGTTCATCATTGTTGCGCTGTGCACCGTACGCCCGGCGCTCGGCGGCGATGTCCGGGGCGCAGGTCTTGGCCTTGAAGTAGTAATGCGCGGACAGGTCGGCAAATACCTTGCCGCTGTCATAGCTGGACTGGAACTCCATGCCTGAGACCTTGAACTGGTCGACGTTGCGGATCAGGCCGGCCGACAGCGTGCGGTAGTCACGCGTGATCAGGTCATCGATGCGCGTATCGAAGTACGCCAGCTTCAGCGCCAGGCGATCGCCGGCGGTGAACAGGTCATGGTGGACGGTGCTGGCACCGATTTCCCAACTGCGCGCGCGCTCCGGCTTCAGCTCTCCGACGGGTTTGGCAGCGGTGAACAGGCCCAGTGTCGTCTCGAACAGGCTCGGAAGCTTGGTGCCCTCGGCGTACTTCACGTAGACCATCGTGTCCTCGCTGAAGCGATAGGCCACGCTGGCGGTGGGTGAGAAGGCACTGTCGCGGCGACGGATCGGCTGCGACCAGGTC harbors:
- a CDS encoding biliverdin-producing heme oxygenase, encoding MNAHIAPEDSRSLRLKAATRDSHGALDKRIMAGDIFADLGSFARFLRVQYRFHRSIDRLYASPALEALLPGLAGRRRLQQVAADLHDLGQDLPGADMAPLAGDLPLPVALGWLYVAEGSNLGGTVLYKMAARLGLDQGFGARHLAAHPDGAARHWREFTAALDAVPLSAAQEQQVIDAADAAFRSVHGHVEIEFG
- a CDS encoding DUF2789 domain-containing protein, which encodes MITTEPRMTNLFLQLGLDASAEGIARFIRDHQLATGVAVADAPYWNDGQRQFLAESLQADAAWSTVVDELNESLHEDAVKAATGL